The following nucleotide sequence is from uncultured Campylobacter sp..
AGCCCTTGGCGAGCTCGCTTGCGGCGCGGTTTGTAGCGGAAGCGAGCAGATCCTTGTAGTTTCCGCTCCTAGTCGCACCGAGTGCGTCCGCGCCCTGCTTTAGAATATCCGTCACGTCCGCATGCGCAAGCGACAGAGCCGCAGCGACGAGCAAAATCATAAATTTTTTCATATTGCAACCTTTGGATAAAATTTGCGCCATTATGCCAAACTGCGGTAAACGCTAGGCGTGCGCGGTGTAAATTTACGCGCTGCGCGGGCGATTCAAGATAAAATTTTAGGCTAAATTTTAAACGCAGAATTTCAAAGCTAAATTCAACTGGCGGAATTTACCAGCCAAATTTAAAGATGAAATTTGGCTGGGCGGTCTTTGTCATACTTGCGGCTAAATTTTAAAAGTAGCACTACGACAACGAACTAAAATTTTAAAACCGCATTGATTGGCGCTATTTAAATTTTACGCAGCGCGCCAGATACCAATACAAAACGCACAAAGCAAATTATAGCGATGAGCGGCTATATCCTCAGCACAAACGATTGAAATTTTATCAAGCCCGCCGCAGCCAAAAAGCCCGCTGTAAATTTAAAAAGCTTAAATTTAAAAGCGAGCTGCCGCTTTTGACAAAATAAAGCGAGTTAAGCTTAAACCAGACCTTGATCCAGCATCGCATCGGCTACGCGGCGAAAGCCCGCGATGTTTGAGCCCAACACGAGGTTGCCCTCCGCGCCGAATTCCTTCGAGGTCTCGTAGCTGGTGCGAAATATGTGGCGCATAATCTCGCGCAGCTTACTATCGACCTCCTCGAAGCTCCACGACGCCATCTGCGCGTTTTGCGCCATCTCAAGCCCGCTTGTAGCCACGCCGCCCGCATTCGCCGCCTTCGCAGGGCCGAAAAGAAAGTCTTTTTGCGCGAGCATAAAATCGATCGCTTCAAGCGTGCTTGGCATATTCGCGCCCTCGCAAACCATGCGACATCCGTTGGCATAGAGAGTCTTTACGTCTTGCAGATTAAGCTCGTTTTGCGTAGCGCTCGGAAACGCGGCGTCGCACGGCACGCTCCACACGCCGTTACGCCCCGCGGGATAGGCGCTTACGGGGATAAATTTTGCGTTAGGACGCTCCTTGATATATTCGCAAAGCCCCACGCGCAGCTGCTCTTTTAGCTTTTTAAGAAGCATTACGTCGATTCCCTCGGCGTCATAGATAAAGCCCGTAGAATCGCTTACTGTAACGGGCTTAGCCTGCATCTGATAGAGCTTTTCGGCTGTGTAGATCGCGACATTACCTGCTCCCGAGATCGTGCAAATTTTGCCGTGCAGCGAATCGCCTCTGGTAGCAAGCATCTCGTTTGCAAAATAGACCGAGCCGTAGCCCGTAGCCTCGGTGCGCGCAAGGCTACCGCCCCAGCTTAGCCCCTTGCCCGTAAGCGCGCCGTCGAATCTGCGGGTGAGCTTTTTATACGCGCCGTACATATAGCCGATCTCGCGGCCGCCCACGCCGATGTCGCCCGCGGGCACATCGGTATTGGAGCTGATTAGGCGGTGAAGCTCAAGCATAAAAGCTTGACAAAATCTCATAATCTCGCCGTCACTCTTGCCCTTGGGATCGAAATTTGCGCCCCCTTTTGCGCCGCCGATATTAAGACCTGTGAGGGAATTTTTAAAAATTTGCTCAAACCCTAAAAATTTTAAAACGCCCAAATTTACGCTCGGATGAAAGCGCAGACCGCCTTTGTAAGGGCCCAGAGCGGAGTTGAACTCTATGCGATATCCCGTATGCACGCAGGGCTCGCCGCCGTCGCTCATATAGACGACGCGAAACATCATCGTGCGCTCGGGCGCCAAAATGCGCTCTAAAATTTTATTTTTCACATACCTCTCGTCGCGCTTTAAAAGCGGTATGAGCGAGTATAAAATTTCGGTCGATGCCTGGATAAAGACCTCCTGACCGGGATTAGCGCGCTTTAAATTTAGCAGCAAGCCGTCGATGTAAGATTTCATAGTTCCTCCTTTTGAACCGGATTAAATTTTAATTTTTTGGCTTTGGCGATAAATTTTTTCAGCGCCAGCTCCTCGCGGACGCCGATTTTATAGCCGATAAATTTCAGATAATTTAAAATTTCGCGCTCTTTTATGCCGCGCGAAAGGGCGTAGCTTTGCAGGATATATCTTGGAATTTTAATGCGCGAACGCAAAAATTTCGTCGCCAGGCGCGCGTAAGCCTTGTCGTTTTTCACGCAGCACAGCCGCCCGAAAACAAAGGGCAAGCCCGTGCGCTGCTGCCAAATTTCGCCCAGATCGTAGAATTTATCTCTGCCCTGCGAAAGCAGCGCCTTTAGAGCATTATCGCCGATTAGCACCTCGCCGCTAAGATCTAGCACGCGAGCTAGCATATTTGAGCTCATCGACGCGGGATCAAGCCTGGGCGCCGAGTTTTTGCGCACGAGTACGCTTAGCACTTCGCGCTTTGCGACGATTCCCAGAGGCAGTTTGCAATATTTTGCGTGGCGGCTTTCAACGCTGGAGATTACCGCAGCGTCTATGCGCCTATAATAAAGATCGGCGCAGAGTTTGCTCGGCACCCCTTTTTTAAATTCTATCGATTTTTTGACATAGGACGGCAGCGGAAGGGATTTTAAAAATACGTGAAAAGGGAGCAAATTTAGATAATCGATTTTGCCTAATAACATGACTTTCTCCGAATTTAGCGCAGGAAAAGAGGTTAAATTCCGGCGCTAAATCGGAATTTAACCAAAAAATTTCAGGATTTATTTGACCTCGGTGATCGGGATGGATTTGTATTTGCTAAACTCCACTATGCCCTCACCTTTTTTGAAGTGGATGCTCACTCCGTCTTTGTTATCCATATAGATGCCGTCGGCGGCGCGGTCGCGCTTAAGATTGTAGCTTTTGCCGCTATCGTCCTTTAATACGGCGGTATTGAAATCGTCGTTTGAGCTAAGCGAAAGCTTTTTGCCCTTGTCATCGACGAAATAGAAGGTCTTTGCGTTCTCTTTAGTTATGGTTTTTTCGCTCTGTGCTTGCTTATTCATAGCGCTACCCGGGGATTGGCGGAGCTGGTTTGAGCCACATCCTAGCAAAACTAACGCCAAAGCGGCGCACGTTAGAACTTTAAACATATTTTTCCTTTAAATTGAGGTTGCACTCGTTGATGAGTGATTTTCGGATATCCCAAAGCTTTTGAGAGAGATCCACTTTGTAGCTCTGCGGATGGACGTTACGAAGGTGCTCAAGCCAAAATTTACTCTTCTGCTCCTTGCTAAAACGCGCGATCTCGCTTACCGTGCGGCGGGCGCCTACGAATTTGCCTTCCTTGAAAACGGGACGTAAGAGCTTATGCGCGCTGAAATTCGTTAAAATTTTACGCTTGTAGGTGTAAAGCGGATGAAAAATTTCAAGCGGCGCGCTCTCGTCTATGCTCTCTCCCTCAAGCGTGATCAGATCGGCAAGCGCCATGCCGTTATCTTTGTCGTAGAGTCTAAAGACCTGCTTGTAGCCAGGATTGTTGATCTTGCGCGGATCGTTTGAAATTTTGATCTTAGCCACGATCTCGCCATCTTTTTCGATACCGCTTAGCTTATACACGCCGCCTAGACTCGAACTGTCTCCGCCGGTAATAAGCCTCGTGCCGATCCCCCAGCTATCGATTTTAGCGTCGAAAAGCTTAAGCTGATCGATCGCGTATTCGTCCAGATCATTCGACGCTGTGATCTTTGCGTTCTTAAAGCCCGCCGCGTCGAGCATCTTACGCGCCTGCTTGGTCAGATACTCCAGATCGCCCGAATCTATGCGGATTCCAAGCGGCTCATGACCGCTGGTGCGCAGCTCTTTAAAAACCGTAATCGCATTCGGTACGCCGCTAGCGAGAGTATCGTAGGTATCGACGAGCAAAAGCGTGCTGTTCGGATAAATTTTAGCGTAGGCGCGAAACGCCTCCAGCTCGCTATCAAAGCTCTGAATCCAAGAGTGCGAGTGGGTGCCGATCGTAGGGACGTCAAATTTCTTTGCGGCGAGCACGTTTGACGTGGCACTGCAGCCGCCTATAATCGCAGCTTTTGCGCCGTAGATGCCCGCACTTCGCCCCTGAGCGCGGCGCAAGCCAAACTCCATCACCGAATCGCCCTGAGCGCTAAAGTTTATACGCGAGCTTTTCGTAGCGACTAGAGTTTGGAAATTTATAGTATTTAGGATTGCAGTCTCGATGAGCTGCGCTTCCATAATGTTTGCTTTGACGCGGATCAGCGGCTCGTGCGGAAATACGATCTGCCCCTCATCCATCGCGTAAATTTCGCCGCTAAATTTAAAGCCTCTTAGAAATTCCAAGAATTCCGGCTTAAAGAAATTTAGACTTTTTAGATATGCGATGTCGTCATCACTAAATTTGAGATTTTCGATATAATCCACGACCTCGTTTAAGCCGCAAAATATCGCGTAACCGCCGCCGCTTGGGTTTTTGCGATAAAAAACATCAAAAACCGCCGTCTGATCGGGCTTTGTAAAAAAATAGCCCTGCATCATACTAAGCTGATAAAAATCGGTAAGTAAAGCCAAATCTTTCATTTACGCCTCTTAAATTTAATCTCACCTCGTGCAGGAGCAAAAAATCATAGCTTTTTGGCTTCTAGGCTTTTTTTATAAGCCGCAGCGTCGAACTCTTTGATGCGAGCGACGCCGTCATCCACCGCAGCTTTTGCAACCGCCGTCGAGATCACGGCAAATACGCGCGGATCGAAAGGATTTGGGATCACGTAGTCTTTGCCGAATTTTAAGCTATCTTTGCCCAGCATCTTGCGGATTTCTGCAGGAACCTCTTCGCGAGCAAGATCCGCCATCGCGCGAGCGGCCGCAATCTTCATATTTTCGGTGATCTTTTTGGCTCTTACGTCAAGCGCGCCGCGGAAGATATACGGAAAGCCCAAAACGTTATTGATCTGATTTGCGAAGTCGCTTCTGCCCGTGCCTACGATCGCGTCGTTTCTTACTTCCTCGACCTCGCTTGGATAAATTTCGGGTACCGGATTTGCAAGCGCAAAAATGATCGGATGCGGTGACATAGTCTTTACCATCTCTTTGGTTAAAACGCCCGGCTTGCTAAGACCCAAAAACATATCCGCGCCCTTCATCGCATCCTCTAGCGTGCGATCTGCAGTGTCTAGGGCAAATTCTTTCTTTTGCTCGGTAAGATCGGTGCGGCCCTTGTGGATCACCCCTTTGGAATCGAGCATTATGATATGTTTAGCGCCTAAATTACGATACATCTTTGCACACGCTATGCCAGCAGCGCCCGAGCCGCTGACTACGATCTTCATATCCTCGATCTTTTTGCCGCTGATAAGGGCTGCATTGATTAGCCCTGCGCCCGTAATCATCGCGGTGCCGTGCTGATCGTCGTGCATGACGGGGATATCGACGGCTTTTTGTAGCTCGCGCTCGATCTCGAAGCACTCGGGAGCTTTGATATCCTCTAAATTTATACCGCCGAATGTAGGTGCAAGCGCTTTGCAAATTTCAATTATCTTTTTAGGATCTTTTTCGTCGATCTCGATGTCAAACGCATCGACGCCGCCGAATTTTTTAAACAAAACTGCTTTACCCTCCATTACGGGCTTTCCGGCGATTGCGCCGATATCACCAAGCCCCAAAACCGCCGTGCCGTTAGTGATGACGGCTACGAGATTGGCTTTATTCGTGTATTTAAACGCAGCCTCGTGATCACCTTCGATCACCTTGCAAGGCTCCGCGACGCCTGGCGTATATGCAAGCGCCAAATCCTCCGCAGTAGCGCACGGGGTTTTTACATTCGTTCCGATTTTACCGCCTATGTGGTACTTCAAAGCCGCTTCAACGTTTACTTTAGCCATTTTATAATCCTTTTTTGATTAAATTTGAAATTCTCGTTTTAACTTCGTCGCTTCCTAAAATTTCACAAATTTCAAAAATCGACGGACTTACGCTTCCCCCCGTGATCGCAACGCGCAGCGGCTGGGCAAGATCCTTTAGCTTGGCGCCGTTTGCGTCCAAAAACTCCATCGTCCTTTCCTCGCACTCCTTTGCATTTAAATTTGCGCTTAGAGTATCTGAAAATTTTGCGAGTAAGCTTAGCGAACTTTCGGTTACAAATTTCTTATACGCCTTCTCGTCATAGCGGCTCGGGCGGTTTAGAAGAATTTTAATGCCCTCGGCCATCTCCACTAGCGTCTTTGCGCGCTGTTTGTACTGCTGGGCGATGAGATGTTTTTTCGCATGCGAGCGTATATCGACGCCGAATTCCACAAGCTGCGTGGCAAGCTCGTCGTCGTCAGAGTTTTTAATATAATGCGCATTTAGCCACTCGAGCTTGGTTTGATTGAAGGTGCTACAGCTCTTGCTGATATGGTTAGGATCAAAGTATCGCTTCATCTCCTCCATGCTAAAAATTTCATCATCCCCGTGGCTCCAACCCAGACGTACTAAGAAATTTAGCAGAGCCTGCGGCAGATAGCCCATGCGCTTGTACTCCATCACGTCGGTAGCGCCGTGGCGTTTGCTCAGCTTGCTGCCGTCGGTGCCGTTGATCATCGCGACATGATAAAATTTCGGGATTTTAAAGCCTAGCGCGTTATACAGCACGATCTGCTTCGGGGTGTTGCTTAGATGATCGTCGCCGCGGATCACGTCCGTGACGCCCATCAGCGCGTCGTCGATCACGACCGTGAAGTTATACGTAGGCGTGCCGTCGCTTCTAGCGATGATGAAATCGTCCAAAATATCGGCGGCATTAAATTTTATCTCGCCCTTGATGCCGTCACTAAATTCTATCGTGCCGCTAAGCGGGGATTTGATGCGGATTACGGGCTCGATCCCAGCAGGCGGCGTGCCGGTAAAGTCGCGATAGCGGTTATCGTAGCGCGGGCGCTCTTTGCGAGCTTCCTGCTGCGCGCGCAGCTCATCCAGCTCGTCCTTACTCATATAGCATTTGTATGCCTTGCCCTCATCTAGCAGCTTTTGGACGTATTGTTTGTAAAGATCAAAGCGCGAGCTTTGATACACGATCTGCCCGTCATAGTCCAGATTGCACCACTTAAAGGCTTCCTCGATCGCCTTAGCAGCCTCCTGCGAATTGCGCTTCAGATCAGTGTCCTCAATACGCAGCAGGAATTTGCCGCCGTTTGCCCTAGCGTAAAGATAACTAAAAAGTGCCGTTCTAAGTCCGCCGATATGTAAATATCCCGTAGGACTCGGCGCAAAACGAGTTACTATCATAAAATTCCTTTGCAAAAATTACCATTTAATGTTATAATCGCGATCTTGTAATTATAAAGCAAAAAGACTAAATAAAGGTTAAAAATGATAAAGAAACTGCTTTTTTCCGCAATGATCTGTGTTATTTGTGCAAATGCCGAAGTAGTAAACGGCGTCATCGCCGTGGTAGATAATGAGCCGATCACCGGCTACGAACTAGCCAAAGTTCAAAAACTAACGGGCGCTTCGCCGCAAGCCGCGATGGAAATTTTAATCGGGCAAAAGCTGCAACAATCCGAGATTAAACGCCGCGGCATCGCGGTAAATGATGCGGAGATCGACGCGAGGCTCAAAGCGATCGCCGATCAAAATAAGCTTAGCTTAGACCAGCTCAAAACCGCCGTGCAAAAGCAAGGTATAAACTACGATGACTTTAAAGCAAATGTCCGCCGCACACTACTTGAAGAAAAGCTCTATGGCTCGATATTCGCAGACATACAGCACCGCACGACTCCCGAAAATGTCAAAAAATTCTACAGCCAAAATAGTTCATTATTTACGACTTTCGACAGCATCACACTCACCCGCTATATCGCAAAATCGCAAGCTCCGCTCGATAAGATCCGCGCAAATCCGAAGCTCCGCCCAAGCGATGTGTATGTGATGAAGGGCACCCTCAAGGCCAATCAAATGGACGAGGGGCTCAAATACATCGTCACGAATGTTGAACAGGGCAAATTTTCGCCGATAATCCCTACGCGCAACGGCTACGAGATGTTTTACGTAAACGACAAAAAAGGACTTCGTACGCTTGATTTTGACAGCGTGCAAGAAAAGGCAATCGAAGGCTACGTGACCTCTGAGCGCAAAAAGGCGGTCACCGAGTTCAACGACAGACTCCGCTCAAACGCCAATATCCGCATCATCGAGCGCCCGCAGGCAAAAGCGCAAGGCGCAAAAACCGCCCCAAAAGTTAAAGTGCAAAAAAGGCAATAAATTTTAAAATCCGCCGCCGTGCATTAAATTTTATAGAATTTAACGCCGATAACGCAAGGGCAAGCGCGCAGCTTATCCGCTCGCGCGTAAAATTTTGATAAAATTTAAAGGCTTCGTGGTGATAACGATCAAAAATTTTACCGAACTTAAAAGTGATCCTAGAATCGGCGGCATAAGCGCCGCGGACTTTGGCACAAGCAAATTTTGCTCCCACATCGATACGGCCTTTAAACTCGTCGTCGTTTGGAGCGACGAAACCGGCGACAGGATCTAAATTTTAAAAATTTAGGCTCAAGATAAGTTAAAAACTTTCAAAGGAGTTTTTAACTATGATTTTGTCGATGAAAAATAAATATATAGTCCGTTCCCGAATTTCGGAAAAGAAATTTAGAGAGATTTTGAAGTATTTCGCAGAGGATATAGAAGCTACTAAAATGTCAAATTTAACCGGAATTTCTAGAATTTCCATTAATAAAATTCTAAAAAGCATTAGAATTTTGATATCCAAAGAGTGTGAGAAAATAAGTAAGTTTTCGGGTGAGATAGAGATAGATGAGAGCTACTTTGGAGCTAAGAGGGTAAGGGGAAAAAGAGGCAGAGGAGCAAGCGGAAAGCAGCCGGTGTTTGGAATGCTAAAGCGTGACGGTAAGGTCTATACCCAGATAGTTAAAAACTGCTCTGCTAATGAGTTGATACCTATATTATCTCAAAGCTCTACTATCTATTCTGATTGTTGGAAGGCTTATGATGGATTAGTGGATTATGGAGCTAAAGAGCACTACAGAGTGAAGCACTCTAAAAATGAATTTGCTAACGGTAAAAATCATATAAACGGCATTGAGAATTTCTGGGGTTATGCTAAACATAGACTAGCTAAATTTAAAGGCATTAAGAAAGAGAATTTCTTGCTGCATCTAAAGGAATGCGAATTCAGATATAATAACAGCAAAGATACAAGAGAACTCTATCGTATTTTACTAAAGATGATAAGAGAGAATCCGCTTAACTTATCTTGAGCCAAAATTTATATAAATCTGCTTGGAACAAATTTACTTTTGATGCATTGCTTAAAGCCCCATCTACCGAGCCTCATACGCGATTTGCAGTGCCCAAACCTTATCTTGCAAATCCTTGCGTTGCCTATCTCCACTCATTTAATAGTATCTCCTAAAAAATTTTATGCATATAAAATGGGGATGCTGCCGATAAAATTTAGAAATTTCATACGTTAATTTCGTAGCAGAATTTCGCTTCCTAAAATTTCATCGCAGCATGGTGCCGGCAGAAGGCTACTCGCGCTATCTGCCGCTTAGATACTCCTGCAGCGTTTTAACTTCAAGCGCGGATTCGTCCTTTATCGAGCAGATCGAGCGCGTAGCCGCGATCGCCGCCTTCATCGTCGTAAAATACGGCAGTCTAAAGCGCAGCACGCTCTGGCGGATCTTCGCGGCATCGGTAGAGTTTGATTTACTATCGCTAGTGTTGATGACGAGCGAAATTTCGCCGTTTTTGAGCTTGTCCTCGATATTTGGGCGACCCTCGCTGATTTTATAGACAAACTCGCACTCCACGCCGTTTTCGCCCAGCAGCTTGTGAGTGCCGCTCGTAGCGGCGATACTAAAGCCCGCGCTCGTAAATGCGCGCGCAAGCTCTACGGCTCGCAACTTGTCGTGATCAGCTAGCGACAAAAATACCTTGCCGCCGCTTGGAAGTGCGTTGCTAGCGCCGATTTGCGATTTAGCAAAGCTTTTGGCGAAATTTTCGCCGATACCCATCACCTCGCCAGTGCTTTTCATCTCAGGCCCCAAAATCAAATCCGCGCCTGCAAGCTTGTTGAAAGGAAAGACGCTTTCTTTGACGCAGATATGATTTTTAATGCGCGGTTTTAAAATTCCCTTCTCTTCGACCAGTACGCCGAATTCATCGTAAAATTTCAAAGCCTCGCGCAGGCCCCCTTGCCACATTACGCGGGTAGCGACCTTTGCCATCGGAATTCCGGTCGCCTTGCTCACAAACGGCACGGTGCGGCTCGCGCGCGGATTTACCTCTATAATGTAAAGCTCGTTTTCAAAAATCGCGAATTGAATGTTCATAAGCCCCACGACGCCGAGATTTAGCGCAATCTCTTTGGTTTGACGACTTACCAGATCTATCATCTCCGCACTTAGACTAAGCGGCGGCAAAATACTCGCGCTATCGCCGCTGTGAATGCCCGCCTCCTCGATATGCTCCATTATCGCGCCGATATACACGTCGCGCCCGTCGCAGATCGCATCGACGTCAAGCTCAGTCGCGTCAAGTAAAAATTTATCTATAAGCACCGGCGAGTGATCGCTCACGCGCACCGCCTCGCTCATATACTGCCTAAGCTCGGCTTCGCTATGTACGCGCCGCATCGCGCGACCGCCGAGCACGTAGCTAGGGCGCACGAGTACGGGATAGCCGATCGCTGCAGCCTTCTCAATTGCTTCGGCTTCGCTTATAGCGGTATCGTTTTTGGGCTGTTTGACGCCGATACTTGCGATAAACTCGCTAAATTTTTTGCGATCCTCAGCTACGTCTATCGTGCGCGCGCTCGTGCCGATGATCTTGGCTCCCACGGTGCTTAGGCGCTTGGCGAGCTTTAGCGGCGTTTGACCTCCGAAATGCACGATCACGCCGTCTGGGTTCTCGGCCTCGATGACCGCTCTAACGTGCTCGAAGTCGATCGGCTCGAAGTATAAAATATCGCTCGTGTCGTAGTCGGTGCTGACGGTTTCGGGGTTGCAGTTATACATTATCGTAGTGATCCCCATATCGCGCAGAGCGTAGCTAGCGTGCACGCAGCAGTAGTCAAACTCGATACCCTGCCCTATGCGGTTCGGACCGCCGCCGATGATGAGGACTTTTTTATTATCTTTTGAAATTTTACGGCTTGCGATGGCGGGCGTTATGTTGGTGCTGGAATACAGATACGGAGTAAGCGCCGCAAACTCGCCTGCACAGGTATCTACTTCGTTGTATTCAAGGTCGATACCCTGTCTGGCGCAGGCAAAATGGATATCGTTTTGCGTAAGGCCCAGATTGTCCTTTTTGTTGATCAAATTTGCGATCATCTTATCGCTAAAGCCCCAACTCTTAGCCTGTCTCAAAAGCGCCGCGTCGTTGATGATCTCCATATCGATGCGCTCTTCAAATTTTACGATCTGCTCGATCTGGCTCAAAAACCAGCGATCGATCTTGCTAAGCTCGTAAATTTGATCCACGCTCATACCCGCTCTAAAGCCCTGAGCGATGTATAAAATTCTATCTTGCTGTGCGTTTCTAAGCCCGAATATGAGATCTTTTTCGCTTAAGCTTAATTCTACGAAGCCGAAGTAGCCCTTCTCCAGCGAACACAGCGCCTTTTGGATACTCTCTTTAAAGCTGCGCCCGATCGCCATCACCTCCCCGATGCTTTTCATCGCAGTGCCCAGATACGGGTCTGCGCCGGGGAATTTTTCAAACGCAAAGCGCGGAATTTTAGTCACGATATAATCGATCACCGGCTCAAAGCTTGCAGGCGTGCCGGTGATGTCGTTTTTGATCTCGTCCAGGCTAAAGCCTACCGCCAGCATCGTAGCGACCTTGGCGATCGGATAGCCCGTGGCTTTGGACGCAAGCGCCGAGCTGCGGCTTACGCGCGGGTTCATCTCGATGACGATCATCCGCCCCGTTTGCGGATTTACCGCAAACTGCACGTTTGAGCCGCCCGTATCCACGCCGATCTCGCGTAAAATTTTAAAGCTCGCGTCGCGCATCGCCTGGTATTCTTTGTCGGTAAGCGTAAGA
It contains:
- the carB gene encoding carbamoyl-phosphate synthase large subunit, with the translated sequence MPKRDDIKTILLIGSGPIVIGQACEFDYSGTQAAKTLKSLGYRVVLINSNPATIMTDPDFADATYIEPITKESILRIIKREGVDAILPTMGGQVALNVAMQAYESGELAGVKFLGAKPEAIKKGEDRVKFKEAMIKIGMDLPKSKYAYNIEEAMAAANEIGFPLIIRASYTLGGAGSGVAYNIDEFKEVAQNGLDVSPINEILIEESLLGWKEFEMEVIRDHKDNCIIVCSIENFDPMGVHTGDSITVAPALTLTDKEYQAMRDASFKILREIGVDTGGSNVQFAVNPQTGRMIVIEMNPRVSRSSALASKATGYPIAKVATMLAVGFSLDEIKNDITGTPASFEPVIDYIVTKIPRFAFEKFPGADPYLGTAMKSIGEVMAIGRSFKESIQKALCSLEKGYFGFVELSLSEKDLIFGLRNAQQDRILYIAQGFRAGMSVDQIYELSKIDRWFLSQIEQIVKFEERIDMEIINDAALLRQAKSWGFSDKMIANLINKKDNLGLTQNDIHFACARQGIDLEYNEVDTCAGEFAALTPYLYSSTNITPAIASRKISKDNKKVLIIGGGPNRIGQGIEFDYCCVHASYALRDMGITTIMYNCNPETVSTDYDTSDILYFEPIDFEHVRAVIEAENPDGVIVHFGGQTPLKLAKRLSTVGAKIIGTSARTIDVAEDRKKFSEFIASIGVKQPKNDTAISEAEAIEKAAAIGYPVLVRPSYVLGGRAMRRVHSEAELRQYMSEAVRVSDHSPVLIDKFLLDATELDVDAICDGRDVYIGAIMEHIEEAGIHSGDSASILPPLSLSAEMIDLVSRQTKEIALNLGVVGLMNIQFAIFENELYIIEVNPRASRTVPFVSKATGIPMAKVATRVMWQGGLREALKFYDEFGVLVEEKGILKPRIKNHICVKESVFPFNKLAGADLILGPEMKSTGEVMGIGENFAKSFAKSQIGASNALPSGGKVFLSLADHDKLRAVELARAFTSAGFSIAATSGTHKLLGENGVECEFVYKISEGRPNIEDKLKNGEISLVINTSDSKSNSTDAAKIRQSVLRFRLPYFTTMKAAIAATRSICSIKDESALEVKTLQEYLSGR